One Bradyrhizobium zhanjiangense DNA segment encodes these proteins:
- a CDS encoding nuclear transport factor 2 family protein has protein sequence MTDPVTIARRYIELWNERAAGRRRELLRENWTADANYVDPLMKGDGQDGIDALIAGVQQRFPDFRFKLIGEPNGYGDHVRFSWGLGPDGVDSPIKGTDFAVLKDGRIRSVTGFLDQVPAGA, from the coding sequence ATGACCGACCCCGTCACCATCGCCCGACGCTACATCGAGCTCTGGAACGAACGCGCCGCCGGCCGCCGCCGCGAGCTGCTCCGCGAGAACTGGACGGCGGATGCGAACTATGTCGATCCCCTGATGAAGGGCGACGGCCAGGACGGCATCGACGCGCTGATCGCCGGCGTGCAGCAGCGCTTTCCCGATTTCAGATTCAAGCTGATCGGCGAGCCCAACGGCTACGGCGACCATGTGCGCTTCAGCTGGGGACTCGGCCCTGATGGTGTCGACAGCCCGATCAAGGGCACGGATTTTGCCGTGCTGAAGGACGGTCGGATCAGAAGCGTGACAGGATTCTTGGATCAAGTGCCCGCGGGGGCATGA
- a CDS encoding amidohydrolase family protein, whose amino-acid sequence MIIDGHQHFWDPARADYPWMEADELAPIRRAFGPGDLAPLLKANGIDASILVQCRSALEETEEFLRIADATPSVVGVVGWADLTDGALDETLHRLRASPGGDKLVGIRHQVHDESDPDWLLREDVQRGLTAVFARDLAYDLLVRTRELPSAIATAQAFPQARFVLDHAGKPPIADDGSDEWADRIKALAACGNVWCKISGLATEAAWGDWDAERLFPFVQHVATCFGEDRLIFGSDWPVCLLAGSYGEIKGALEACLMKLGPQVREKAFGVNAMAAYRLAVAS is encoded by the coding sequence ATGATCATCGACGGCCACCAGCATTTCTGGGATCCGGCGCGTGCCGATTATCCCTGGATGGAGGCGGACGAGCTCGCGCCGATCCGCCGTGCCTTCGGTCCTGGCGATCTCGCACCATTGCTGAAAGCCAACGGCATCGACGCCAGCATCCTGGTGCAATGCCGCTCCGCGCTGGAGGAGACCGAGGAATTCTTGCGCATCGCGGATGCGACGCCCTCTGTTGTCGGTGTCGTCGGTTGGGCTGATCTGACGGACGGTGCGCTTGACGAGACGCTTCATCGCCTGCGAGCCTCCCCCGGTGGCGACAAGCTGGTCGGCATCCGCCACCAGGTGCACGACGAGTCCGATCCCGACTGGCTGCTCCGCGAAGACGTCCAGCGCGGTCTCACGGCGGTGTTCGCCCGCGATCTCGCCTACGATCTCCTCGTTCGAACCCGCGAGCTGCCCTCGGCCATCGCAACCGCCCAGGCCTTCCCGCAAGCACGCTTCGTGCTCGATCACGCCGGCAAGCCGCCGATCGCCGATGATGGAAGCGACGAATGGGCCGATCGCATCAAAGCGCTCGCCGCCTGCGGCAATGTCTGGTGCAAGATTTCAGGGTTAGCGACGGAAGCGGCTTGGGGTGATTGGGATGCGGAGCGGCTGTTTCCGTTCGTTCAACATGTCGCGACATGCTTTGGCGAGGATCGGTTGATCTTCGGCTCGGACTGGCCGGTGTGTCTGCTTGCGGGCAGCTACGGCGAGATCAAGGGTGCGTTGGAAGCGTGCTTGATGAAGCTTGGTCCGCAGGTGAGGGAGAAGGCGTTTGGTGTGAACGCGATGGCTGCGTATCGGTTGGCGGTTGCCAGTTAG